The Marivirga tractuosa DSM 4126 genome contains the following window.
CAAGTATTCATCGAACACAATTTTGGACAACTCATCATCAATACCAATTTTTTCATAGTGATATTGCGTCAAAAGTCCCGCTACCAATCGTGCTTCCATTGACTGATCTTGGGTAGGGCTTAGCTTTTGAAGTTTTTCGGTTTGTGCAAAACCTGAAATGCTCCAAAAAATGATTAGGATGGATACGACTACTTTATTCATATTATAAAATTATTAGGGTTCTGAATTTCAAACGGTGAAATCCGCATATATTTCACAGAATTTGATAAACGGTCAAATTGCTAACGGCAACAGGTTCTTTTGGATTCCATTTTGGTAAAATAGGTTTTGGTTTGTTAAGTCTTCTAAATGCGTAATGGATTTATCCATCATCCATTTAATATATTTATTGAATCTATGTCCCATCCAGACGCTGGAATTCAAAACAACAGCATAGCTGTAGCCATTATCTTTTCGATATATAAAACAAGCAGAACCTGCTAATGTTCCAGTTCTCCACCAGTTTTCGCCCCTTGCTCCTTTCCATCCAAAAGCATCTTTATAACTTTTTCCACTGACCATTAACGCTTGACTTTCTTCAGAAAGAAGTTGGTATGAAGGATTTTCTGGGTCAACTAAGGAAACTATTTTTGCCAATTGGGAAGCATTTGCAATCCATCCTCCGGCAGCTCCTAATGTGGTAATATCGCTCCCGCCATAGGGCTTTTCAACTGATTCAAAATTTCCATCAAATGATTCGAATTGATAAGCTCCCGGATGGTTATAGTAATGTGTTTCAAACGGTTTTCGTTCCCATTCGTAATTGCCAGCTATTCGCATTCCATATATACCATTTGGCTCTAGGATGTTCTCATTTACATAACGCTCATATTTTGTACTAGATTTACGCTCAATAATTTTCCCAAGAAGCATATAGCCAAAATTTGAGTAAGCATATTGTGTACCTGGCTTATATCTTAACCTCCTGTGTCTTAATACAAAATCTATAATATCATCTTCTGTGGGAGGTCCTTGGAGTTCCATGATTCTTTTAATCTTAGCTGCCTGAAACATAAAATCACCATCTCTCCAACTCCAGCCACCTTTATGGTTCAATAAATGACGAACTTTTACCTTGTGATGGTTAATATCCTTCATTTCTGAAAAATCAGATAATATACCATTTGGCCCAAATACGTTTTCATCTAAATTCAACACCCCATCATCTACCATTTTCATGATAGCAATGGCAGTGATCAGCTTAGAAGCACTAGCAATTCTAAATAAATGCTTGGTATTAGTTTCTTCTTCCTTTTCAATATTAGCATAACCGTAGCCCCTTGAATAGATGAGCTTATTATCCTTCATGACAGCCACACTAGCTCCCTTGATATCCCATCTGTTTAGGAATTTATGAATGTCAGCATCAAATGCTGAGTTGATTTGACTGGAATCCATTTCAGGTGCAGGACTCACCAAATTGAAATTGAGATAACTTAACTGATTGTGAGAGCTTTCATCCATGGAGCGCGTAAAAGCGACTTCTGAAGTAGTATAAAAGGCCAAACTAATTGCCATAACCCCCATTACTATTGCAATAATTGATGTACTTTTCTTCAATTTTAAAATCAGATTGGTTCTTTTATGTATTTAAACTTTAAATAAGTGAACATTTATTTAAATAGCCAAATATAGCATAAAATAAATGATCTGACATCTAATTGTCAATTTAAAGCATCATTAACAGCAATGGTTAGAAATAATTCCGCTGTGTAAGGAATTCTTTTTACTTTAGCTGAAAATTATAACGGTCAAATCACTTTCCATTGAATAACATTCCATCATATGATTACATAATAGGCGGTGCGGGTCTTGCAGGCTTAACTTTAGCCTGGCAAATGCTGGATAGTGGTCTATTGGATAATAGAAAATTACTTATAATTGATCGTGACAAAAAGAATACTAACGACAGAACCTGGTGCTTTTGGGCTAAGCCCGATAATTGGTTGAAGGCCTTACCCATTTCTAAATCGTGGAAGGATGCTAGAGTACAAGGAAGCGATTTCGATTTAAAGCAAAGTCTTGAGCCTTATGAGTATTTCAAAATTGAAGGGATCGACTACTATAATTTCATCTTAAACAAATTAAGTAGGAGTACTCAAATTACTGTTATTCAGGATTTTATTGTGGATGAGGACGCTAAAAATAAAATGGTTAAAACGCAAGCCGGACAATACCAGTTCACTGAATATTTTTTTAAATCTTACTTTATAGCCGATGAACTGTCGGGAATTAAAGATCCCAACAAGCACTTCATTTGGCAACATTTCTTAGGCTG
Protein-coding sequences here:
- a CDS encoding serine hydrolase domain-containing protein, which produces MKKSTSIIAIVMGVMAISLAFYTTSEVAFTRSMDESSHNQLSYLNFNLVSPAPEMDSSQINSAFDADIHKFLNRWDIKGASVAVMKDNKLIYSRGYGYANIEKEEETNTKHLFRIASASKLITAIAIMKMVDDGVLNLDENVFGPNGILSDFSEMKDINHHKVKVRHLLNHKGGWSWRDGDFMFQAAKIKRIMELQGPPTEDDIIDFVLRHRRLRYKPGTQYAYSNFGYMLLGKIIERKSSTKYERYVNENILEPNGIYGMRIAGNYEWERKPFETHYYNHPGAYQFESFDGNFESVEKPYGGSDITTLGAAGGWIANASQLAKIVSLVDPENPSYQLLSEESQALMVSGKSYKDAFGWKGARGENWWRTGTLAGSACFIYRKDNGYSYAVVLNSSVWMGHRFNKYIKWMMDKSITHLEDLTNQNLFYQNGIQKNLLPLAI